Proteins from one Streptomyces sp. NBC_00390 genomic window:
- a CDS encoding MFS transporter, translated as METHEPRTGPLTRVGGGWTSALVLANLGLYMAFFTPIQVLLAEQIDTLDPSGKEVTLGWVTGLGALVAVVANPLAGALSDRTGGRFGRRRPWIVGGAVLGAFGLAATAVQSTVAGVALGWCLAQLGLNAMLAGTSAVVPDQVPVGQRAAVSGFIGIPQPLGLVVGALLVTTVATGTVPGYLLLAALTVLLALPFVLLMPDPQVRSTARESVRLKDFWVSPRDHPDFGWAWLTRFLVMLGNAMGTLYLLYFLKDAVHHRDPDQGVLILTLLYTAGVVVTAVAGGVVSDRLGRRKTLVAVSSAVMAVASLLLTFWHTWPVAMGAAALLGLGFGVYLAVDQALITQVLPQAGDRAKDLGVINVANSAPQVLGPALAAPVVAYAGGYAGLYLTATVVTALGGILVWKIRSVP; from the coding sequence ATGGAGACGCACGAGCCTCGGACCGGCCCGCTGACACGAGTCGGCGGCGGTTGGACATCCGCCCTCGTCCTGGCCAACCTCGGCCTGTACATGGCCTTCTTCACCCCGATCCAGGTGCTGCTCGCCGAGCAGATCGACACGCTCGACCCGTCGGGCAAGGAGGTCACCCTGGGCTGGGTGACCGGGCTCGGCGCGCTGGTCGCGGTGGTCGCCAACCCGCTCGCGGGCGCGCTGTCGGACCGTACCGGCGGGCGATTCGGCCGCCGCCGGCCGTGGATCGTCGGCGGTGCGGTCCTCGGCGCCTTCGGCCTCGCCGCCACGGCGGTGCAGTCGACCGTGGCCGGTGTGGCACTCGGGTGGTGTCTGGCGCAGCTCGGCCTGAACGCGATGCTGGCCGGGACCAGTGCCGTGGTGCCCGACCAGGTGCCGGTGGGCCAGCGGGCCGCGGTGTCCGGGTTCATCGGGATTCCACAGCCGCTGGGACTGGTGGTCGGCGCGCTGCTGGTGACCACGGTGGCGACCGGGACCGTGCCCGGCTATCTGCTGCTGGCCGCCCTGACCGTCCTGCTCGCGCTGCCCTTCGTCCTGCTGATGCCGGACCCCCAAGTGCGGTCGACCGCACGGGAATCGGTGCGGCTGAAGGACTTCTGGGTGAGCCCGCGGGACCATCCCGACTTCGGCTGGGCCTGGCTCACCCGGTTCCTGGTGATGCTCGGGAACGCGATGGGCACGCTCTATCTGCTGTACTTCCTCAAGGACGCGGTGCACCACCGGGATCCGGACCAGGGCGTGCTGATCCTGACGCTGCTGTACACGGCGGGCGTCGTGGTGACCGCTGTGGCCGGCGGGGTGGTGTCCGACCGGCTGGGTCGGCGCAAGACCCTGGTGGCCGTCTCCTCCGCGGTGATGGCGGTGGCGTCGCTGCTGCTGACGTTCTGGCACACCTGGCCGGTGGCGATGGGCGCGGCCGCGCTGCTCGGGCTCGGCTTCGGTGTGTACCTCGCGGTCGACCAGGCGCTGATCACCCAGGTACTGCCGCAGGCGGGCGACCGCGCCAAGGATCTCGGTGTCATCAACGTCGCCAACTCGGCGCCCCAGGTCCTCGGCCCGGCGCTCGCCGCGCCGGTGGTCGCCTACGCGGGCGGATACGCGGGCCTCTATCTGACGGCGACCGTGGTGACCGCGCTCGGCGGCATCCTCGTCTGGAAGATCCGTTCAGTTCCCTGA
- the treZ gene encoding malto-oligosyltrehalose trehalohydrolase has protein sequence MLFEVWAPQATEQAVLWLEGVEHAMERAEGRTGWWAVEAEAADGARYGFALDGGPVRPDPRSRRQPDGPDGHSAVVDHGAYSWRNPWPGRGLRGAVLYELHVGTYTREGTLDAAAERLGELAELGVTHIELMPLCPFPGVRGWGYDGVSPWAVHEPYGGPEALKRFVDTAHGRGLGVVLDVVHNHLGPSGNHLPAFGPYFTETHHTPWGAAVNLDAPGSDEVRAYLLGSALAWLRDYRIDGLRLDAVHALADTRALTFLEELAAAVDDLAADADRPLFLIAESDQCDPRTTRPRVSGGLGVHVQWNDDFHHALHVALTGESQGYYADFARAPMAALAKTLTRVFFHDGTYSTFRGRTHGRGVDVVSTPAHRFLGYAQTHDQIGNRALGDRLSASLSPGLLACAAALVLTGPYTPMLFMGEEWGARTPWQYFTDHTDPELAEAVRAGRRREFASHGWSADDIPDPQDQATRDRSCLDRAEREREPHAQLLAWHRSLIALRRSLPDLTDPDLAAVKVAYDEQARWLAYRRGDLRIAVNLAKEPARIPLGGGGRVTAAWGEVRAPGADGALELPPESCVVLADD, from the coding sequence GTGCTGTTCGAAGTGTGGGCGCCGCAGGCCACGGAGCAGGCCGTGCTGTGGCTGGAGGGCGTCGAGCATGCGATGGAGCGTGCCGAGGGACGTACGGGCTGGTGGGCGGTCGAGGCGGAGGCTGCCGACGGCGCGCGCTACGGCTTTGCCCTGGACGGCGGGCCGGTGCGGCCCGACCCGCGCTCGCGCCGCCAGCCGGACGGCCCGGACGGCCACAGCGCGGTGGTCGACCACGGGGCGTACTCCTGGCGGAACCCGTGGCCGGGGCGCGGGCTGCGCGGCGCGGTCCTGTACGAGCTGCATGTCGGCACCTACACCCGGGAAGGCACGCTGGACGCGGCGGCCGAACGGCTCGGGGAACTGGCCGAACTGGGTGTCACCCATATCGAGCTGATGCCGCTGTGCCCTTTCCCGGGCGTGCGTGGATGGGGCTATGACGGGGTGTCGCCGTGGGCGGTGCACGAGCCCTACGGCGGCCCCGAGGCGCTCAAGCGCTTTGTCGACACGGCCCATGGACGCGGCCTCGGCGTGGTGCTGGACGTGGTCCACAATCACCTCGGCCCGTCCGGGAACCATCTGCCCGCCTTCGGTCCGTATTTCACCGAGACGCATCACACCCCCTGGGGCGCCGCGGTCAATCTCGACGCCCCCGGGTCCGACGAGGTGCGCGCCTATCTGCTGGGCAGTGCACTGGCCTGGCTGCGCGACTACCGCATCGACGGGCTGCGGCTGGACGCGGTACACGCGCTGGCGGACACCCGGGCGCTGACGTTCCTGGAGGAGCTCGCCGCCGCCGTCGACGACCTCGCCGCCGATGCGGACCGGCCGCTGTTCCTGATCGCCGAGTCGGACCAGTGCGATCCCCGGACGACCAGACCTCGCGTGTCGGGCGGCCTGGGAGTGCACGTCCAGTGGAACGACGACTTCCACCACGCCCTGCACGTCGCGCTGACCGGCGAGTCGCAGGGCTACTACGCCGACTTCGCGCGCGCCCCGATGGCCGCACTGGCCAAGACCCTCACCCGCGTCTTCTTCCACGACGGTACGTATTCCACCTTCCGCGGCCGCACCCACGGCCGCGGCGTCGATGTGGTCTCCACGCCTGCCCACCGCTTCCTGGGCTACGCCCAGACGCATGACCAGATCGGCAACCGGGCACTGGGCGACCGGCTCTCGGCGAGCCTGTCCCCCGGGCTGCTGGCCTGCGCGGCGGCACTGGTGCTGACCGGCCCGTACACGCCGATGCTCTTCATGGGCGAGGAGTGGGGCGCCCGTACACCGTGGCAGTACTTCACCGACCACACGGATCCGGAGCTCGCCGAGGCGGTACGGGCGGGCCGGCGGCGGGAGTTCGCCTCCCACGGGTGGTCCGCCGACGACATCCCCGATCCGCAGGACCAGGCGACGCGCGACCGCTCGTGCCTGGACCGGGCCGAGCGGGAGCGGGAGCCGCACGCACAGCTGCTGGCCTGGCACCGCTCACTGATCGCCCTGCGGCGTTCGCTGCCGGACCTGACCGACCCGGATCTGGCGGCGGTGAAGGTCGCGTACGACGAGCAGGCGCGCTGGCTGGCGTACCGGCGCGGCGATCTGCGGATCGCGGTCAACCTGGCCAAGGAGCCGGCCCGAATCCCGCTGGGCGGCGGGGGCCGGGTCACGGCCGCCTGGGGGGAGGTACGGGCGCCGGGCGCGGACGGTGCGCTGGAGCTGCCGCCGGAGAGCTGCGTGGTGCTCGCCGACGACTGA
- a CDS encoding aldo/keto reductase, which produces MEQRNLGRTGLRVSELCLGTMSFGDDAGGHAVLDAFTEAGGTFIDTADMYARGGSEEILGRWLAGRRRDDLVIATKVWGRMGDAPNDAGLSRKHIVSAVEASLRRLGTDYIDLYQTHIWDPTTPVEETLATLDTLVRAGKVRYIGASNVTASQLQRSLDVSRHRGWEPYAALQPLYNLLRRELEWELAPLSADEGLGVIPWSPLAGGWLTGKYRRGMVSAPAGSREARVQEQSGEESWRKNDTEETWRVLDALHEVAEEAGRTPSQVALRWVRERPAVTAPIIGPRTVEQLADNLGATGWELTADQTAKLDAASARTPPYPYDFQARIAP; this is translated from the coding sequence ATGGAGCAACGGAACCTCGGCAGGACCGGACTGCGCGTCAGTGAACTGTGCCTCGGCACCATGAGCTTCGGTGACGACGCGGGCGGACATGCCGTCCTCGACGCCTTCACCGAGGCGGGAGGCACCTTCATCGACACCGCGGACATGTACGCGCGCGGCGGCTCGGAAGAGATCCTGGGCCGCTGGCTGGCGGGCCGCCGGCGCGACGACCTGGTCATCGCGACCAAGGTGTGGGGGCGGATGGGCGACGCCCCCAACGACGCCGGGCTGAGCCGCAAGCACATCGTCAGTGCCGTCGAGGCCAGCCTGCGGCGTCTCGGCACGGACTACATCGACCTGTACCAGACCCATATCTGGGACCCGACCACTCCGGTCGAGGAGACGCTGGCCACCCTGGACACCCTGGTGCGCGCCGGGAAGGTCCGCTACATCGGCGCCAGCAACGTGACGGCCTCCCAGCTGCAGCGCTCCCTCGATGTGTCGCGCCACCGCGGCTGGGAGCCGTACGCCGCCCTCCAGCCTCTCTACAACCTGCTGCGCCGCGAACTGGAGTGGGAGCTCGCCCCCCTCAGCGCGGACGAAGGGCTCGGCGTCATCCCCTGGAGCCCGCTCGCGGGCGGCTGGCTGACCGGCAAGTACCGGCGCGGGATGGTCTCGGCGCCGGCCGGCTCGCGCGAGGCCCGCGTCCAGGAGCAGTCGGGCGAGGAAAGCTGGCGCAAGAACGACACCGAGGAGACCTGGCGGGTGCTCGACGCCCTGCACGAGGTCGCCGAGGAGGCGGGCCGTACGCCCTCGCAGGTGGCGCTGCGGTGGGTACGGGAGCGGCCGGCCGTCACCGCGCCCATCATCGGGCCACGTACGGTCGAGCAGCTGGCCGACAATCTGGGCGCGACCGGATGGGAACTGACGGCCGATCAAACCGCGAAGCTGGACGCGGCGAGCGCGCGCACGCCGCCCTATCCGTACGACTTCCAGGCCAGAATCGCACCCTGA
- a CDS encoding GH1 family beta-glucosidase gives MTTSPLPAFPPGFLWGASASAFQTEGAADAEGKGPSGWDAFAAQGRIKDGADASRGTGFHERYREDVALLAGLGADAFRFSVSWPRVIPGGSGPVNSRGLDFYDRLVDELCAHGITPAPTLYHWDTPLPLDEAGGWLRRETAQRFAEYAAVVADRLADRVPMWITINEPAEVILLGYALGEHAPGKQLLFDALPAAHHQLLAHGLAVQALRAAGADNIGLAVSHSPVRTAGTSDEDRFGAELYDTLTNWMFADPILTGAYPDEDFATLMPGPVAEDLAVISAPLDWYGVNYYQPMLVGAPATDALDDFAGIAMPAELPFGIRRLESEQRTAFDWAVVPDGLRELLVGLRDRFGDRLPPIHITENGCSYDGIDDQRRIAFLDGHLRALHRAIDAGVDVRGYFTWSLTDNIEWVEGASQRFGLVHIDYDTLERTPKASYAWYRDAIAAQRAGSGN, from the coding sequence ATGACGACGTCGCCGCTGCCCGCCTTCCCGCCCGGCTTCCTGTGGGGCGCATCCGCATCCGCCTTCCAGACCGAGGGCGCGGCCGACGCCGAGGGCAAGGGCCCGTCGGGATGGGACGCCTTCGCGGCCCAGGGCCGCATCAAGGACGGCGCCGACGCCTCGCGCGGCACCGGCTTCCACGAGCGCTACCGCGAGGACGTGGCCCTGCTCGCCGGGCTCGGCGCGGACGCGTTCCGATTCTCCGTCAGCTGGCCGCGGGTGATCCCCGGCGGCAGCGGGCCGGTCAACAGCCGGGGGCTGGACTTCTACGACCGGCTCGTGGACGAGCTGTGCGCCCACGGCATCACGCCCGCGCCCACGCTCTACCACTGGGACACCCCGCTCCCGCTGGACGAGGCGGGAGGCTGGCTGCGGCGCGAGACGGCCCAGCGCTTCGCCGAGTACGCCGCGGTGGTCGCCGATCGCCTCGCCGACCGCGTCCCGATGTGGATCACCATCAACGAACCGGCCGAGGTCATCCTGCTCGGCTACGCACTCGGCGAGCACGCCCCCGGAAAGCAGCTGCTCTTCGACGCCCTGCCCGCCGCCCACCACCAGCTGCTCGCCCACGGCCTCGCCGTCCAGGCGCTGCGCGCGGCCGGCGCGGACAACATCGGCCTCGCCGTGTCCCACTCACCGGTACGCACCGCGGGGACGAGCGACGAGGACCGCTTCGGCGCCGAGCTGTACGACACCCTCACCAACTGGATGTTCGCCGACCCGATCCTCACCGGGGCCTATCCCGACGAGGACTTCGCCACACTGATGCCCGGCCCGGTGGCCGAGGACCTGGCCGTCATCTCCGCGCCGCTGGACTGGTACGGGGTGAACTACTACCAGCCGATGCTGGTCGGAGCGCCCGCCACGGACGCCCTCGACGACTTCGCCGGGATCGCCATGCCCGCCGAACTCCCCTTCGGCATAAGGAGACTGGAGAGCGAGCAGCGCACCGCCTTCGACTGGGCCGTCGTGCCCGACGGGCTGCGGGAGCTGCTCGTCGGCCTCAGGGACCGGTTCGGCGACCGGCTGCCGCCGATCCACATCACCGAGAACGGCTGCTCCTACGACGGAATCGACGACCAGCGGCGCATCGCCTTCCTCGACGGCCATCTGCGCGCGCTGCACCGGGCGATCGACGCGGGAGTCGACGTACGCGGCTACTTCACCTGGTCGCTGACCGACAACATCGAATGGGTGGAGGGCGCGTCGCAGCGCTTCGGACTCGTCCACATCGACTACGACACGTTGGAGCGCACCCCGAAGGCCTCGTACGCCTGGTACCGCGACGCCATAGCCGCCCAGCGGGCCGGGTCAGGGAACTGA